Proteins encoded within one genomic window of Aurantiacibacter spongiae:
- the ftsA gene encoding cell division protein FtsA: protein MSTPRPTGPRIARVIGAINIGSFRISAMIAGLTENGEMQVLGSGHRAAQGIKRGYVIDMAAATYAVRDALERAEKLAGTSVDQVWIGCSGAGLASQIRPVEIAIGGRRIEEEDIEALLVAARGSLEPDGRTVLHAQPACYFLDGAHGVANPKGLHADRLGVDIHVMLADGAPVRNVTEAVQSAHLDVEGIVASPLATGLACLTAEERDLGVAMVELGGEVTNVSVYAGGMLVGLHSIAKGSADITDAIASAFSIRRFQAERLKCVSGSAIASPTDHRELIPVTAPGEDKRGPVARGADDRNQVPRAELIAVITGELDTLMSEVAKSLDRMGFTGGKPGSRARQVVITGGGAELSGLADYAQSVLGVPVRIGRPVALKGLPEAHSAPGFATLAGLVLYAAEDPVDIRAAGSRFTRTSSYGPVATLVRVWGAMKEYF, encoded by the coding sequence ATGAGCACACCCAGACCGACAGGGCCGCGCATCGCGCGGGTGATCGGGGCGATCAATATCGGATCCTTCCGGATCTCGGCGATGATCGCCGGACTGACCGAAAACGGCGAGATGCAGGTGCTAGGCAGCGGCCACCGCGCCGCGCAGGGCATCAAGCGGGGCTACGTCATCGACATGGCAGCGGCGACCTATGCCGTGCGCGATGCGCTGGAGCGGGCGGAGAAGCTCGCGGGCACGAGTGTCGACCAGGTCTGGATCGGCTGTTCGGGGGCAGGGCTGGCAAGCCAGATCCGCCCCGTGGAAATCGCCATTGGCGGTCGCCGGATCGAGGAAGAGGATATCGAGGCGCTGCTAGTCGCGGCGCGGGGCAGCCTGGAGCCCGACGGGCGCACGGTGCTGCATGCACAACCGGCCTGCTATTTTCTCGACGGTGCGCACGGCGTCGCCAATCCCAAGGGCCTGCATGCCGACCGGCTGGGTGTCGACATCCACGTCATGCTCGCCGACGGCGCACCGGTGCGCAACGTCACCGAGGCGGTGCAGAGCGCACATCTCGACGTGGAAGGCATCGTCGCCTCCCCGCTCGCCACCGGTCTCGCCTGCCTGACGGCGGAAGAGCGCGACCTCGGCGTCGCGATGGTCGAACTGGGGGGCGAGGTCACCAACGTGTCCGTCTATGCGGGCGGCATGCTGGTCGGCCTGCATTCGATTGCCAAGGGTTCGGCAGACATAACCGATGCCATCGCGTCCGCCTTCTCCATCCGCCGGTTCCAGGCGGAACGGCTGAAATGCGTGTCCGGCTCGGCCATCGCCAGTCCCACCGATCACCGGGAGCTGATTCCCGTCACCGCGCCGGGAGAGGACAAGCGCGGTCCCGTCGCGCGCGGCGCCGACGATCGCAACCAGGTGCCGCGCGCCGAACTGATCGCGGTCATCACCGGCGAACTCGACACGCTGATGAGCGAGGTCGCCAAGTCGCTAGACCGCATGGGCTTTACCGGCGGCAAACCCGGATCGCGCGCGCGGCAGGTGGTCATCACCGGCGGCGGGGCCGAACTTTCGGGGCTGGCGGACTACGCGCAAAGCGTGCTCGGCGTGCCGGTGCGGATCGGTCGTCCGGTGGCGCTCAAGGGACTGCCCGAGGCGCATTCCGCCCCCGGTTTCGCCACGCTGGCCGGTCTCGTCCTCTACGCCGCCGAGGATCCGGTGGACATTCGCGCCGCAGGCTCGCGGTTCACCCGCACCTCGTCATACGGACCCGTAGCCACGCTGGTTCGGGTGTGGGGCGCGATGAAGGAGTATTTCTGA
- the ftsZ gene encoding cell division protein FtsZ: MSINIGPPSVEELRPRITVIGVGGAGGNAIANMIDGDIEGVDFIVANTDAQALNSSTAEHRIQLGPDITQGLGAGSRPEVGRAAAEETVEEIERALEGVNMVFIAAGMGGGTGTGAAPVMAKIARDKGILTVGVVTKPFLFEGTRRMREAESGIEELQKCVDTLIVIPNQNLFLVAKADTTFKEAFALADEVLQQGVRSITDLMVMPGLINLDFADVRSVMGEMGKAMMGTGEGEGDNRALEAAERAIANPLLDGVSMQGAKGVIISIIGGEDMKLLEVDEAANHIRELVDPEANIIWGSAFNPELDGKIRVSVVATGIEQTAQQAETASRPLDLSAARGPRKPSIPAAEDNFAAIDEADDFDDDTLELGAGDEDVPGESHSEAVSASDDEGAPRTPDGAASSEGEAGEGEDAYLASPADDDAYGSDRGSGYADAQDDDQDADDTAFDLTDEADEAAGTPGQDELLLDASRLAQGGGDVQPAGGRRARMLGGGGAGDTGPGDGAGNVGAGTPTAPTPAPSSGGSTLFERMANLSRQSPGNSADEDDDEDDDEGSAMRIPRFLGRQSNQ; this comes from the coding sequence ATGAGCATCAATATCGGTCCGCCCTCGGTCGAGGAACTGCGTCCCCGCATCACCGTGATCGGCGTCGGCGGCGCGGGCGGCAACGCCATCGCGAACATGATCGATGGCGATATCGAGGGGGTCGATTTCATCGTCGCCAACACCGATGCGCAGGCGCTCAATTCCTCGACCGCCGAGCATCGCATCCAGCTGGGACCGGACATCACGCAAGGCCTCGGCGCAGGCTCCCGGCCCGAGGTCGGGCGCGCAGCAGCCGAAGAGACGGTGGAGGAGATCGAACGCGCCCTGGAAGGCGTGAACATGGTCTTCATCGCCGCTGGCATGGGTGGCGGCACCGGCACCGGCGCGGCGCCCGTCATGGCCAAGATCGCCCGCGACAAGGGTATCCTGACCGTGGGCGTCGTGACCAAGCCGTTCCTGTTCGAGGGGACGCGCCGCATGCGGGAGGCGGAATCGGGTATCGAGGAACTGCAGAAGTGCGTCGATACGCTGATCGTCATCCCCAACCAGAACCTGTTCCTGGTGGCCAAGGCGGACACCACCTTCAAGGAAGCCTTCGCGCTGGCGGACGAGGTGTTGCAGCAGGGCGTGCGGTCCATCACCGACCTGATGGTGATGCCTGGCCTCATCAATCTCGACTTCGCCGACGTGCGCTCAGTGATGGGCGAGATGGGCAAGGCGATGATGGGTACCGGCGAAGGCGAGGGCGACAACCGCGCCCTGGAGGCCGCCGAGCGCGCCATTGCCAACCCGCTGCTCGACGGCGTGAGCATGCAGGGCGCCAAGGGCGTCATCATCTCCATCATCGGCGGCGAGGACATGAAGCTGCTGGAGGTGGACGAAGCCGCCAACCACATCCGCGAACTGGTCGATCCCGAAGCGAACATCATCTGGGGCAGCGCGTTCAATCCCGAACTCGACGGCAAGATCCGCGTATCGGTTGTCGCCACCGGTATCGAGCAGACCGCGCAGCAGGCGGAAACCGCCTCGCGCCCGCTCGACCTGTCGGCAGCACGCGGTCCGCGCAAGCCGAGCATCCCGGCGGCGGAGGACAACTTTGCCGCGATCGACGAGGCTGACGACTTCGACGACGATACGCTGGAACTGGGTGCAGGGGACGAGGACGTTCCGGGCGAGAGCCATTCCGAAGCGGTATCGGCGAGCGATGACGAAGGCGCTCCGCGAACTCCGGATGGCGCCGCTTCGTCCGAAGGCGAAGCGGGCGAGGGCGAGGACGCCTACCTCGCTTCCCCTGCGGACGACGACGCATACGGAAGCGATCGCGGCAGCGGATACGCCGACGCGCAGGACGACGACCAGGATGCCGATGACACCGCCTTCGACCTGACCGACGAGGCGGACGAGGCCGCCGGAACGCCGGGGCAGGACGAATTGCTGCTCGACGCCAGCCGGCTGGCGCAGGGCGGTGGCGACGTGCAACCCGCCGGCGGACGCCGCGCGCGGATGCTGGGGGGCGGCGGAGCGGGCGATACCGGGCCGGGTGACGGCGCAGGCAATGTGGGGGCGGGTACGCCGACCGCGCCGACGCCGGCGCCATCTTCGGGCGGCAGCACCCTGTTCGAGCGCATGGCCAACCTTTCCCGCCAGTCGCCCGGCAATTCCGCGGACGAAGATGACGACGAGGATGACGACGAGGGCTCGGCCATGCGCATTCCGCGCTTTCTCGGCCGGCAGAGCAACCAGTAG
- a CDS encoding tetratricopeptide repeat protein — protein sequence MTRTPRPPRSAFALAALLAATSVPLSATQAQEVVQQLPNPAQEDLADAMRRLGSNPESVPALVAAGRASLELGDADAAQGFFNRALSIAPEDGRVLSGLALIAVRQGDAVTAVRLFDDAEAAGESLAPYAADRGLAYDLTGQNAQAQRYYREALSRGETAETVRRLALSYAIAGDADASETTLLPLLQRQDRAAFRTRAFVLAILGQGEEAVSIASTMLPQRLANQMEPFLRDMDRLTAAQQAAAANLGRFPTPAQIGRDTPEIAALSRVASQNAPPRSQARAADRLVPGGEPLGPAARSATPSAPASGELPARQAAVQPVAPPPATAAAPAQRRLADASDARSQPASDTRTRGFQSRPVQQARELPGIRESVRGTVTVQPAEEDPAPAGLALPTPSASPAPSPALSASDPATAVDSSGELPAIDPSAASREATVVASLADEPATRNERRDARPSFSISERGEDSAEEAERVDLASAFADFDLAASPASSSARAGAVDITAIQPRREAPPSAAAPAPPVSPARHWVQVATGQDVDAFRFDWRRIVRASDGLLDNYDAFTAPWGQTNRLLTGPFASAADANAFVRELGEAGVDAFRFSSSAGEEISPLD from the coding sequence ATGACCCGAACCCCCCGCCCGCCACGCTCCGCCTTCGCGCTTGCCGCGCTGCTGGCCGCGACCAGCGTGCCGCTATCCGCAACGCAGGCGCAGGAGGTGGTGCAGCAGCTTCCCAACCCGGCGCAGGAAGATCTGGCGGACGCCATGCGTCGGCTGGGTAGCAACCCGGAATCGGTGCCCGCCCTGGTCGCCGCGGGACGGGCCTCGCTCGAACTGGGCGACGCCGACGCGGCGCAGGGATTCTTCAACCGCGCGCTCTCGATCGCGCCCGAGGATGGCCGGGTGCTGTCCGGACTTGCCCTGATCGCCGTGCGACAGGGCGACGCCGTAACCGCGGTGCGCCTGTTCGACGACGCCGAGGCTGCCGGCGAATCGCTTGCTCCCTATGCCGCCGATCGAGGCCTGGCCTACGATCTGACCGGCCAGAACGCACAGGCGCAGCGGTATTACCGTGAAGCCCTGTCGCGCGGCGAGACGGCGGAGACGGTGCGCCGGCTGGCTCTCAGCTACGCCATTGCCGGTGACGCCGACGCGTCCGAGACGACCCTGCTCCCGCTGTTGCAGCGGCAGGATCGCGCGGCCTTCCGCACGCGCGCCTTCGTTCTCGCAATCCTGGGCCAGGGGGAGGAGGCGGTGTCGATCGCGTCCACCATGCTGCCGCAACGGCTCGCAAACCAGATGGAACCGTTCCTGCGCGACATGGACCGGCTGACGGCGGCGCAGCAGGCGGCGGCGGCCAATCTCGGGCGTTTCCCCACGCCCGCGCAGATCGGTCGCGATACCCCGGAGATCGCGGCGTTGTCCCGCGTCGCTTCACAGAACGCTCCGCCGCGTTCGCAGGCGCGTGCCGCCGACCGCCTCGTGCCCGGCGGCGAACCGCTGGGACCGGCTGCGAGGTCCGCCACGCCCTCCGCACCCGCGAGCGGCGAACTACCGGCGCGCCAGGCTGCGGTGCAACCGGTCGCTCCGCCGCCCGCAACCGCCGCCGCTCCCGCGCAGCGGCGGCTTGCGGACGCGTCCGATGCGCGCTCGCAACCTGCGAGCGATACGCGGACGCGCGGGTTCCAGTCACGGCCGGTGCAGCAGGCCCGTGAATTGCCGGGAATACGCGAAAGCGTTCGCGGCACGGTAACGGTCCAGCCGGCCGAAGAAGACCCCGCCCCAGCCGGACTGGCGCTTCCGACGCCATCGGCGTCTCCCGCTCCCAGCCCGGCTCTTTCCGCCTCTGACCCGGCTACGGCAGTCGATTCCAGCGGCGAATTGCCGGCGATCGACCCGTCTGCGGCAAGCCGCGAAGCTACGGTCGTCGCGAGCCTCGCTGACGAACCGGCCACGCGGAACGAGCGTCGCGATGCACGTCCGTCCTTCTCGATTTCCGAACGCGGCGAAGACTCCGCCGAAGAAGCCGAACGCGTCGATCTCGCCAGTGCGTTCGCCGATTTCGATCTGGCGGCCTCGCCCGCATCCTCCTCGGCGCGAGCGGGGGCGGTCGATATCACCGCGATCCAGCCGCGCCGCGAGGCGCCGCCTTCCGCAGCCGCTCCCGCTCCGCCGGTCAGCCCGGCGCGGCACTGGGTGCAGGTCGCAACCGGGCAGGACGTCGACGCTTTCCGTTTCGATTGGCGGCGTATCGTGCGCGCCAGCGACGGCCTGCTCGACAATTACGACGCCTTCACCGCGCCCTGGGGGCAGACCAATCGGCTGCTCACCGGTCCCTTCGCCAGCGCCGCCGACGCAAATGCCTTCGTGCGCGAACTGGGTGAGGCGGGTGTCGACGCGTTCCGCTTTTCAAGCTCGGCGGGTGAGGAAATATCGCCGCTGGATTAG
- a CDS encoding type III secretion system chaperone family protein: protein MERERIEEVVEDAAPVEMLSALFAARGWAHEQVGEDEISGEIPGSWTTYQVRAIWRTEDNVLQILCMPDTRVPDGKRRDAVELLALVNEQLWLGHFDIWSQGGMLLYRHGLMLGDEGLLSVDMAQLAIESAVAECDRFYPAFQFVLWGDKSPRSALDAALVDAAGEA, encoded by the coding sequence ATGGAACGCGAACGAATCGAGGAGGTGGTCGAGGATGCCGCCCCGGTCGAGATGCTGTCCGCCCTCTTCGCCGCGCGCGGATGGGCGCACGAACAGGTCGGCGAGGACGAGATCTCCGGCGAAATTCCCGGCAGCTGGACGACCTATCAGGTGCGCGCGATCTGGCGCACCGAGGACAATGTGCTGCAAATTCTGTGCATGCCCGATACCCGCGTGCCCGACGGCAAACGCCGCGACGCGGTGGAATTGCTGGCCCTGGTCAACGAACAGTTGTGGCTCGGCCATTTCGATATCTGGTCGCAGGGCGGCATGCTGCTCTATCGCCACGGCCTCATGCTGGGAGACGAGGGGCTGCTGTCGGTGGACATGGCACAGCTGGCGATCGAAAGCGCCGTGGCCGAATGCGACCGGTTCTATCCCGCCTTCCAGTTCGTCCTGTGGGGCGACAAATCCCCGCGCAGCGCACTGGACGCAGCACTCGTGGATGCCGCCGGAGAAGCGTGA
- a CDS encoding Bax inhibitor-1/YccA family protein: MANWNDNRARQGFGVSPSQTGDVAGRTTFDAGLREHMLSIYNYMASGVLLTGIVALLTARSGLAVQFAQGPLMWIVALSPLAIVFAMSFGRNKFSTTTLQAMFWGFAVLMGLSLSTLFLVYTGGSIAATFFATAGAFAGLSLWGYTTKKDISAWGSFLIMGVIGLLVAMVVNMFIGSQTLDLVVSFIGVLIFAGLTAYDTQRLKQEYLAVQQARMTNPSVAAAYPAGKMVVMGALSLYLDFINMFLFLLRFMGVARD, translated from the coding sequence ATGGCAAACTGGAACGACAACCGCGCCCGCCAGGGTTTCGGCGTGTCGCCGAGCCAGACGGGTGATGTCGCTGGCCGCACGACATTCGATGCGGGCCTGAGGGAGCATATGCTCTCCATCTACAATTACATGGCATCGGGCGTGCTGCTGACCGGTATCGTCGCGCTGCTGACTGCGCGGTCGGGGCTGGCGGTGCAGTTCGCGCAGGGTCCGCTGATGTGGATCGTCGCGCTTTCGCCGCTCGCCATCGTGTTCGCGATGAGCTTCGGTCGCAACAAGTTTTCAACCACGACTTTGCAGGCGATGTTCTGGGGCTTCGCCGTCCTGATGGGGCTGTCGCTGTCGACGCTCTTCCTCGTCTACACCGGTGGATCGATCGCGGCGACGTTCTTCGCCACCGCGGGCGCCTTTGCCGGCCTCAGCCTTTGGGGTTACACGACCAAGAAGGATATCTCGGCCTGGGGAAGCTTCCTCATCATGGGCGTCATCGGCCTTCTGGTGGCGATGGTTGTCAACATGTTCATCGGCTCGCAGACACTCGATCTGGTGGTCAGCTTCATCGGCGTGCTGATCTTCGCGGGCCTCACCGCCTACGATACGCAGCGACTGAAGCAGGAATATCTCGCCGTCCAGCAGGCGCGGATGACCAACCCCTCCGTCGCCGCGGCCTATCCTGCCGGCAAGATGGTCGTGATGGGCGCGCTGTCGCTCTACCTCGATTTCATCAACATGTTCCTGTTCCTGCTGCGGTTCATGGGCGTCGCCCGCGACTGA